In Leptolyngbya sp. NIES-2104, the genomic window CCCACTCGTTCATAGTTTTCTGAATGATGCGGCTCAATTTTATTATTGCGTTCTTGGACGGCGACCCAGAATTCTAGAACGAGTTCAAAATCGATCCAGTCTTGTCCTTTTGAGACATCTGACCAATGATCCGCGAAAAAACCTTCGATCGCGACTGCCATTTCAGAAAGGTTTTCTTCGTGTGCTAGAGCCGCGATCGCTTTAACCGCTTCGGCTCTCGGAATCTTTGTCCGTTTGAGTTTAGCGCGTGGCTCTTTTTCTTCTAAAGCCGTGGCAATAATTTGCAGTTGTTCGATTAATTCTTTGAGCGTTACTCGGCGGCGTTGAGGCGGTTGGGCGACGGCTCTTCGACGAAGTTGGCGTTCTAGATTGAGAGGTAAAGCGGTTTGGGTGAATTCGTCGAGGAATTCATCGCCTTCGGGAAATTCTGGAAGCTCGGGAGTGGTATCGACTTGAGCCAGCGTATTTGCTTTGAGGAGCAGCAACATCGACGCATACAAAAAGGCTTGCCCTGACTGGGAGAGATTCGCTTCGTAGAGTTCTCGTCCGGTTGCAGGAGCAAGCTCACTGAGAAAGCGATCGATCACATCAATCACTTTCACATCCCACGGGTCAATTTCGCCGCGTTCAGCTAGATCAATTAAAAGCGCGATCGCGTCTTCAGCAAGAGAAACTGGCATAAAGGGAGGGAGTTAGCGAATCTTGACCCGTGCGAAATAAACGGCAGCCAGCACAATAAAGGCTAATAGGGTCAATGGTACACAAAAACTCCAGTCTCGACTCGTTAAGCCGTCCAGATTTTCCATCTATTGAGCGTAAATTTCTCGCGATTCGGCATCTTGAACGGTTTGGGCAGCGGGTAAAAGGCGCTGTTGTTCTTCGAGTTCGGCTTTGTAGCGCTCTAAATCGTCTTCGAGTTCGTGGATTCGGTCTTCGCGCACCGTCACTTCCTTGCGAATTTCAACAGTTTTTTGAACCTGTGACCAAACGCTAAAGACCCACGCTAAAACGGCTCCGATTCCGGCAGCTAAGATTAGCTCGATCGATAACGGGGCTTGAAACTGAATGTCTTTTACTAAGTGAATCACAGCGGGTTCTGTGTTCTCAATGCCAAATAAAACTAGCGCTAAACAAATCACGAAAATGATTACGAAGTTAACTTGTCTCATCGTTACTGCTCCAAATCACGCCGCTAGTTTAGCAAGATCCGTTTCAATTCGATGTAAAGAAAATCTAATCAAGCGGGGGGAGGGAGTTCTTTTTCGGGTGGAATGACGATCGAGGGTTCAGGATGACGGATTGCATCGATCGTGCCTTTGATTGTGCCTGCGATCGGAACTGCGACAATGATTCCGAGAATGCCTGCCACTTGTAATCCAATCAGCAAGGCGATGAAAATCCAGAGCGGATTTAGACCTGTGAAATCGCCCATGATTTTTGGAGCGAGGAGATTATCGCGAATTTGCTGAAGGATGACGCAAGCGATCGCAACTTGCAAGGCTAACCACCAATTTTGGAGCGCAACAATTAACGTCACTAATCCAATTCCCAATGCTGCGCCAATAAATGGAATAACTTCAGCAACACCAATAATTAATGCGAAAACAAGCGTAAATGGAACTTTCAAGGCAGTAAAAACAGGAATGACTGCTAAAGCCATAAATAACGCTAGGAGGATTTGACTCAAGAAGAAATTATGAAAATTCTTGCGTAGAGAATCGCCGAATGGAACTCCAAATTTAGGTGGAATGAGATGAAGTAATCCGTGCCAAAGTTGTGCCCCGTATAGCAGCATATAAAAGGCTAAAACAATCACTAGGATTGTGTCTACTAATCCGGTTAGTGTTCCTAATGCGAGTCCTAATGCCTGAGGCGCAAAGTTTTGAATTTGGTTCTCAATTTGTGTACTTAATCGACCTCCGAAACCTTTAATGTCGATCGGGTAATTTCGTTCTCTTGCCCAATTATCCCAAGCATCTAAATTTTGACGACTCGCTTCAAGCGATCCGGGAATTTTTTCTAAAAGTTGCGTCGTTTGCGCTAATAGAATCGGCATTAATGTGGTCGTAAGAATCGCTAAAAGCGCGATCGTAATCAGAATCACAATGACGATCGCACCTTGTCGTTTAATTCCGACTTGCTGAAAGGCTCGAACCGGATAATTGAGCAAAAATGCCAGAATTGCAGAAATTGTTAAAACCGCAATCAAATGATCAAAATACGCAAAGAGTTGACTCAATAGCCAAACGTTCAAAGCGACGATTGGACCAATCAAGCCGATGATTAACCATCGCTGCAAATCTTGTGAACGACGCGCCATAGTGGTTTAGATTGCTGGTTTTGCCGCAGGCGGTAATTGTTGGTTTTTGAAATAGATACCAGCCGCTACGATCGCGATGACAATCACGGTTCCAATTCCAAGTGGGCTAGGCATCCAAAATGCAGTTTCAATATGATTCTGTTGTCCGGGTTGGAGTGTCCAAATCACTCGCTTTCCATCCCGACGAACGGCGCTATTTTTGGCTGAGCTACTTGCTCCCCAAGGTGCATTCACGCTAAATTGCAGTTCGAGAAGTGAACTCGGATTGACTAAAACATTGCCATCGGGAGCCGTGACACCGAGCGATCGTAAATCGACATCGTAAATTAATCGAGTCCGTTCAAATAAGATGAAATTTCCTTGTTTGACTTGTAATTTAGAATCAATTTTTGGTAGCTCTAACGGTTTCTTATTCCGAATCTTTTTCGCGAGTTCTGCACTGAAATATTGATTAAATTTCTTCTCTAAATCTTGTCCGCTACTAAACGGAATGGTGGCTAAAACTTCTTGATTTGAAAGTCTTTGAGTTTTGCCTTGTAATCGTTTGACTCGCTGATCGATATTTGTAAGCCACGTTTGAGCCGTACCACTCGTGAACGTGGATAAGCGATCGTCGAGTTGAATTCGCTGAACGATCGCCCCCCGATTTGGACTCTCAAACTGAATCCCAACATCGTAATTGACACAGCCAGAAGTGACGAGTGCGACAAATAGAAGAACGATGCAGGTTTTGAACCATCGAGTGAATTTCACAAACATATCAGGGGGCGATCGAATCAGCGCTTTCTATGATGGCTCACGATGGGCGATCGTGGACAATTCGCTTCATGGAATTCAAGGAACTAGGCTGCAACTTGTTCCACTGCGTTCATATCGACGGGTGCCCCTTCTTCAACCATTTGCGTCATCTTGCCGCCTTTACTGATGAAGCTTTGCATCGAGGCAAGCATCGCATCGACTTTGCGCGATCGCCATTCGTCGATCAAACTCTGAGTCTGACGCGCTCCGTATCTGCGCTCCATTGCTTCACGCAAATAAGCCGCATGTCCAGTTTCATCCTGTGCGACGCTCAGGATGCCTTTCTTCAGATTCGTGCTGACTGCATCGTCAGGTAACGCATTCGCAATTCTCACGAAGTCTTTGCTGGCATCGAGTTCGAGAATGTAAGTGCTTGCCATAAACACGCTCCACTCAATATTCTCAGGCTTTAATTGCTCCTGAGAATAGCCTTTGAAGTAAGCACCGAAGAAGGGGCTACGTTGTTCGCTTGGATTGCCTTCGATCTCTCGTTCGCGCATTTTGCTGAAGTCCATCACTTTGCGATCGAGTTGTTTCAACCCGTGAGCAAAGATTTGACCGTGGCGTTTTTCGTCGCTGGCGTGGCGATCGAGTCTTTCAGCCAGCCAGGTTTCGCCTTCAGAAGCAGCACGATCGCGTAGAGCTTGCAGAAACGGAACGGCTCCTGATTCTGCCATTTGGAAGCCTGCGAGGACATTGGGACGAGTTTTAGCGTCACGAATGCTGCTAGAGAGGACGTAAGCACTCGCGCCGGAACCGACAATGTGAAGAACTTGAGTTAAAAGATTCATGAGTGAGGTTTGAAAGTCTTACTGGTCATGGTAACGTGCGATTTCAGTTCCGAAATCCCCTTTGTTAAGCAATATAAATTCGTGAGCAGAGGTACATTTTTAGCAGAATGAAAAAGCGAAAATACTGAGATTCACATAGGTTATCGAGATGTTCACTGTCGGAAATTGGCGCAAAACCTTAGAGGCGATTTGTATTCCGATCGCTGCCCTCCTCTTTTCGCTGGTTTTGTTCGGGGTCTTCTGCTTTGCGGCGGGTGCAAATCCGTTTGAAGTTTACGGAGCAATTTACCAAGCGGCATTTGGAAGCTGGTCATCGTTTCAGAATTCACTGATTCGTGCGGCTCCGTTGATGTTGACTTCGCTGTGTACGGCGTTGCCTGCTCGATTGGGGCTGGTGATTATCGGGAATGAGGGCGCATTAGTGATTGGTGGAATTGCAGCGACGATCGTGGGATTATCTGCGATTAATCAAGCGCCTGCAACTATCACCCAAGCTTTAATGGCGATCGCGGGAATGTTCGGTGGCGGAATTTGGATCGGAATCGTGGGAGCGTTGCGCCATTATCGCGGCGTGAATGAAACGATTAGTAGTTTGCTGATGAACTATATTGCGATCGCGCTTCTAAATCATCTGGTCGGTGGTCCGATGCGCGATCCGAGTTCGCTCAATAAACCTTCGAGCTATGCGATTCCAGATCTCGATCGTCTTGGCACGATTCCATTTTTGCCCAGAGTTCACTACGGTTTGATCTACGGCATTATTGCTTGTGTAATTGCGTACTTTCTGATTCAGCGTACGACGTTTGGATTTGCTGCACGAACCGCAGGCGGGAATATTAAAGCTGCGAGAATTGCGGGGCTTCCGGTCGGACAATTGACGCTGGCAATTTGTTTTCTAGCCGGATCTTGTGCAGGACTGGCGGGAATGGTGGAAATTGCCGCAGTCCATGGACGGGCGAATGAATCGCTGAATGCGAACTATGGCTATTCGGGAATTTTGGTCGCGTTTGTGGCGCGGAATAACCCGATCGCAGCGGGTCTAATCGCGATTTTATTTGGTGGAATTCTTGCAAGTGGCAGCATTCTACAGCGGCGATTAGATCTACCCGATGCCACCGTGTATGTTTTACAAGGATTAGTGTTCTTAGTGGTGCTGTATAGCGAGTCGCTGTATGGACGGTTCAAAATCTTCAAAGAACCAGAGCCGAAAATGCCCGTATCATCAGCCGTTCAGGGAGGTTAAACGACATGGCAACAGAAGCACTGGGATGGTGGGGAGTGCCTTTAGCGATCGTGGCTGGAACGCTACGAGGCAGTGCACCCTTTTTGTTTGTCAGTTTGGGCGAATGTTTGACCGAGAAAAGCGGCAAGATTAATCTCGGTTTGGAAGGGAATTTATTGATGGGAGCAATGAGCGCGTATGCTGTGGCGTATTTGGCTCAGGGAACCGTGGGGAGTGCTGTTTCTCCTTGGCTCGGTGTGCTGGCGGCGGGACTGGCTGGAATGCTTCTCGCGTTCATTCATGCTTGGTTATCTCAACAGCCGAAGGTGAATGACGTGGCGGTTGGGATTGCGATGATTATTTTCGGGAGCGGATTGGCGTTCTTTTTAGGAAAGCCGTTTATTCAACCGTCTGCACCCGCGTTACCGTCTATTGGGCTTGGCGATTGGAGTTCGATTCCGCAGATTCAGCAGACGTTTCGGATTAATTTATTGTTTGTGTTGGGAATTGCGATCGCGCCTTTGATGAATTGGTTTTTCAAAGCGACGCGCTGGGGATTGTTCGTTCGAGCCGTGGGCGATAATCCTGAAGCAGCTTTGGCGATGGGAATTTCAATTAAAAAAGTTCGGATGCTGTGCATTATGGCGGGCGGATTTTTAGCGGGAATTGGGGGCGCGTATTTGTCGCTGTATTATCCCGGAAGTTGGTCGGAGCGGATTTCGAGCGGACAAGGGTTGATGGCGGTCGCGCTGGTGATTTTTGCTCGGTGGAATCCGATTCAGTGTTTGTGGGCTTCGATGTTGTTTGGCGGCGCACAATCGATCGGACCTGCTTTGCAAGGGGTGGGGATTGACACTGGATATTATTTATTCAATGCGGCTCCGTATGTGTTGACGCTGCTTATTATGATTTTGACTTGCTCACCAAAACGGACGATTTCGGGCGCTCCCGGCGCATTGGGGACATTGAATTGATCGCTGCGTTTGCGAATTCGGAAAGCCCCCTAAATCCCCCACGAGTGGGGGGCTTGAAGACAAGAGAGTTTAAATTTCTCAAAGTCCCCCCAGAATGGGAGATTTAGGGGGCAGAAGCCGCTAACAACGAAGCCAAAAACTGTCGAAATGAATCATCGATCGCACATCACAAATTCAACCATATGACCACTGCAACTGAACCTTCAATTTTGGACACTCAACAATCGCCGCCACTGCTCGAAGTCCGGGAAATGACCAAACGGTTTGGATCGTTTACCGCACTCGATCGCGTTTCGATGACGCTCAAACCCGGAACATTCCATGCACTGTTG contains:
- a CDS encoding ABC transporter permease → MFTVGNWRKTLEAICIPIAALLFSLVLFGVFCFAAGANPFEVYGAIYQAAFGSWSSFQNSLIRAAPLMLTSLCTALPARLGLVIIGNEGALVIGGIAATIVGLSAINQAPATITQALMAIAGMFGGGIWIGIVGALRHYRGVNETISSLLMNYIAIALLNHLVGGPMRDPSSLNKPSSYAIPDLDRLGTIPFLPRVHYGLIYGIIACVIAYFLIQRTTFGFAARTAGGNIKAARIAGLPVGQLTLAICFLAGSCAGLAGMVEIAAVHGRANESLNANYGYSGILVAFVARNNPIAAGLIAILFGGILASGSILQRRLDLPDATVYVLQGLVFLVVLYSESLYGRFKIFKEPEPKMPVSSAVQGG
- a CDS encoding DUF3153 domain-containing protein, with amino-acid sequence MKFTRWFKTCIVLLFVALVTSGCVNYDVGIQFESPNRGAIVQRIQLDDRLSTFTSGTAQTWLTNIDQRVKRLQGKTQRLSNQEVLATIPFSSGQDLEKKFNQYFSAELAKKIRNKKPLELPKIDSKLQVKQGNFILFERTRLIYDVDLRSLGVTAPDGNVLVNPSSLLELQFSVNAPWGASSSAKNSAVRRDGKRVIWTLQPGQQNHIETAFWMPSPLGIGTVIVIAIVAAGIYFKNQQLPPAAKPAI
- a CDS encoding LapA family protein → MRQVNFVIIFVICLALVLFGIENTEPAVIHLVKDIQFQAPLSIELILAAGIGAVLAWVFSVWSQVQKTVEIRKEVTVREDRIHELEDDLERYKAELEEQQRLLPAAQTVQDAESREIYAQ
- a CDS encoding segregation/condensation protein A, which codes for MPVSLAEDAIALLIDLAERGEIDPWDVKVIDVIDRFLSELAPATGRELYEANLSQSGQAFLYASMLLLLKANTLAQVDTTPELPEFPEGDEFLDEFTQTALPLNLERQLRRRAVAQPPQRRRVTLKELIEQLQIIATALEEKEPRAKLKRTKIPRAEAVKAIAALAHEENLSEMAVAIEGFFADHWSDVSKGQDWIDFELVLEFWVAVQERNNKIEPHHSENYERVGVFWALLLLSAQSKVELSQDEFYQELRVKSLVGLPIELAESVLTD
- a CDS encoding AI-2E family transporter translates to MARRSQDLQRWLIIGLIGPIVALNVWLLSQLFAYFDHLIAVLTISAILAFLLNYPVRAFQQVGIKRQGAIVIVILITIALLAILTTTLMPILLAQTTQLLEKIPGSLEASRQNLDAWDNWARERNYPIDIKGFGGRLSTQIENQIQNFAPQALGLALGTLTGLVDTILVIVLAFYMLLYGAQLWHGLLHLIPPKFGVPFGDSLRKNFHNFFLSQILLALFMALAVIPVFTALKVPFTLVFALIIGVAEVIPFIGAALGIGLVTLIVALQNWWLALQVAIACVILQQIRDNLLAPKIMGDFTGLNPLWIFIALLIGLQVAGILGIIVAVPIAGTIKGTIDAIRHPEPSIVIPPEKELPPPA
- a CDS encoding ABC transporter permease translates to MATEALGWWGVPLAIVAGTLRGSAPFLFVSLGECLTEKSGKINLGLEGNLLMGAMSAYAVAYLAQGTVGSAVSPWLGVLAAGLAGMLLAFIHAWLSQQPKVNDVAVGIAMIIFGSGLAFFLGKPFIQPSAPALPSIGLGDWSSIPQIQQTFRINLLFVLGIAIAPLMNWFFKATRWGLFVRAVGDNPEAALAMGISIKKVRMLCIMAGGFLAGIGGAYLSLYYPGSWSERISSGQGLMAVALVIFARWNPIQCLWASMLFGGAQSIGPALQGVGIDTGYYLFNAAPYVLTLLIMILTCSPKRTISGAPGALGTLN